A portion of the Pseudoxanthomonas sp. JBR18 genome contains these proteins:
- the exbB gene encoding tonB-system energizer ExbB has protein sequence MQTATVKLSPDLSPWQMFLHADWVVQAVMIGLALASIVTWTVLVAKTWELRRIGRSLRAASAVLAKASHLSEAEANPHLAEGIAHDLLGQARTELQQSAGLTDKAGIKERTASRLERIELSYTRHLRVGTGVLATIGATAPFVGLFGTVWGIMNSFIGIAKSNTTNLAVVAPGIAEALLATALGLVAAIPAVVIYNHFTRTLGGTKGSLGDLSADVQQLVSRDLDRRESPKAGLSAVQAAD, from the coding sequence ATGCAAACTGCAACCGTAAAACTATCCCCCGATCTCAGCCCCTGGCAGATGTTCCTGCACGCCGACTGGGTGGTGCAGGCGGTGATGATCGGCTTGGCGCTGGCCTCGATCGTCACTTGGACCGTGCTGGTCGCCAAGACTTGGGAGCTGCGCCGGATCGGGCGTTCACTGCGTGCCGCCAGCGCGGTACTGGCGAAGGCATCGCATCTGTCCGAGGCTGAGGCAAACCCCCATTTGGCCGAGGGTATCGCCCACGACCTGCTTGGACAGGCACGCACGGAACTGCAGCAGTCGGCGGGCCTGACCGACAAGGCCGGGATCAAGGAGCGCACCGCATCGCGGCTGGAGCGGATCGAGCTGAGCTACACGCGCCATTTGCGCGTGGGCACCGGCGTCCTCGCCACTATTGGCGCCACTGCGCCCTTCGTCGGTCTGTTCGGCACCGTGTGGGGAATCATGAACAGTTTCATCGGCATCGCTAAATCGAACACGACGAATCTGGCGGTGGTGGCGCCCGGCATCGCCGAAGCGTTGCTGGCCACCGCACTGGGCCTGGTCGCCGCGATTCCCGCAGTGGTGATCTACAACCACTTCACCCGCACCCTGGGCGGCACCAAGGGCAGCCTCGGCGACCTGTCGGCCGACGTGCAGCAGTTGGTTTCGCGCGACCTGGACCGGCGCGAATCGCCCAAGGCCGGCTTGAGCGCGGTGCAGGCAGCGGACTGA
- a CDS encoding biliverdin-producing heme oxygenase — translation MNETALESIAARSQRLKAATHATHDRLDKTIMARDIFASREKFAKFVRVQYRFHRDIDALYGNEALVALIPNLGERRRLLKIATDLSDLRQALPLPVPGKLDNGTSLPTALGWLYVAEGSNLGGTILYKLASQKLGLGSGLGASHLAAHPDGAARHWREFTKVLDSVPLSPAQEGEMVLGAEAAFRAVQGYVREEIG, via the coding sequence ATGAACGAAACCGCCCTCGAATCCATCGCCGCCCGCAGCCAGCGCCTGAAGGCGGCCACCCACGCCACCCACGACCGTCTGGACAAGACCATCATGGCCCGCGACATCTTCGCCAGCCGTGAGAAGTTCGCAAAGTTCGTGCGCGTGCAGTACCGCTTCCACCGCGACATCGATGCGCTGTATGGCAACGAAGCCTTGGTGGCGCTGATCCCAAACCTGGGCGAACGCCGCCGACTCCTGAAGATCGCCACTGACTTGAGCGACCTGAGACAGGCGCTGCCATTGCCCGTACCGGGCAAGCTGGACAATGGCACGTCACTGCCGACGGCATTGGGTTGGCTGTATGTAGCGGAAGGCTCCAACCTCGGCGGCACCATCCTCTACAAGCTGGCCAGCCAGAAGCTGGGATTGGGCAGTGGCCTGGGCGCGAGCCACCTCGCCGCGCATCCGGACGGCGCGGCGCGGCATTGGCGCGAGTTCACCAAGGTGCTGGACAGCGTGCCGCTGTCGCCTGCGCAGGAAGGTGAAATGGTGCTGGGGGCCGAGGCCGCCTTCCGCGCCGTGCAGGGCTACGTGCGGGAGGAGATCGGATGA
- a CDS encoding TonB-dependent receptor produces MPFVPAPRRRAIAPVVLAVYIAAALTPAFVAPAANAQTTMQTAVRNYDIPAQPLGTAAREYGRVSGQQVVFRSRIADDLRSSAVVGEFSADEALQRLLAGTGLVARRVDDDIVALENGQDVPSSQASDHGVVATNALSVAGARHEGATGAQRDVRGYDNVYDLDMSTAYVGRKEIERYKGATPSDLLNGVAGVFSGDARNSGALDVNIRGIQGPGRVPVTIDGTEQALTVWRGYNGVSNRNYIDPNLIGGLQIFKGPSLTRNVNSGIGGAVVIETLDVDDIVPEGERFGGEFKVEGSSNAVEPRPPARLYTGQDYRDVPELATTTPANDPTLRVQPHTGGGGNNVFDGEDYAYRLALGWKSDAVDLLAAYAYRDRGNYYAGERNAGYYSQPPEDASIGDYITTMASRLRPGEEVTNTSSKMESWLFKATWRPSDDQELQLGYRDSLSHSGEIMPSRINRTEEGLPQWPLSRVDAKSWNLEYKWHPEDSRWIDLYVNAWRSETDSATYTAGSYPNYWDRTHPVITNGGLADTDNARNGLTLSNTFRLADTLDLTVGGDFQHEKLRSRDEYLGPTASWRMFPRAGRREEWNANFNFEWRPVDFLTVTAGARYSSFWAYDDFVAAHPDEIRSSISGYSARYYTKSPEELGEFEASQRATWEIFQDLFGFTDEQVDALVNDALANWNGIERSVPWTPDANGNYHRKDNACLNGSVADNPYVNSTVMSEGPCRMSYATNLVWSGYATARKHRDHGWTPSFSATAHFSDYSRGYFSYNELLRYPSMFESTLAFSASINPFTELKPEHVYNYELAYIHDLGHLLASDAIADIKLTWYSRKTDDLIERDNSFYFHNIDKQTVRGLEFQGRYDNGRFFTDLGVAHILKNEVCDENTALLLDPTFGRVPTCVDQGFIGSYLLTQAIPELSANWSLGGRFLDRRLEIGGRVTYYERRKTNQDLENFAAVTDQNLGVFNVPFSWDDTLLLDAYASYRVNDALQVELIGTNLTNQYYADPATRSLLPAPGRTLKLSLTARF; encoded by the coding sequence GTGCCGTTCGTTCCAGCGCCACGCCGCCGCGCCATCGCGCCGGTCGTCCTTGCTGTCTACATCGCTGCTGCGCTGACGCCAGCCTTCGTCGCTCCTGCCGCCAATGCGCAGACCACGATGCAAACCGCCGTTCGCAATTACGACATCCCGGCCCAACCGCTGGGCACAGCCGCCCGCGAATACGGCCGGGTCTCTGGGCAGCAAGTGGTGTTCCGGAGCCGGATCGCCGACGACCTGCGATCCAGCGCCGTCGTCGGGGAGTTCAGCGCGGACGAAGCCCTGCAACGCCTCCTGGCAGGTACCGGCTTGGTCGCGCGGCGCGTGGACGATGACATCGTGGCACTGGAGAACGGCCAGGACGTGCCTTCCTCACAGGCCAGCGATCACGGCGTTGTGGCCACAAACGCCCTGAGTGTGGCCGGCGCGCGGCACGAAGGTGCGACCGGCGCGCAACGTGACGTCCGCGGCTATGACAACGTCTACGACCTGGACATGTCGACCGCCTACGTCGGCCGCAAGGAGATCGAACGCTACAAGGGCGCCACGCCCTCGGACCTGCTCAACGGCGTGGCCGGCGTGTTCAGCGGCGATGCCCGCAACAGCGGCGCGCTGGACGTCAACATCCGCGGCATCCAGGGGCCGGGCCGCGTGCCGGTTACCATCGATGGCACCGAGCAGGCGCTGACCGTGTGGCGCGGCTACAACGGCGTCAGCAACCGAAATTACATCGACCCCAACCTCATCGGCGGCCTGCAAATCTTCAAGGGGCCGTCGCTGACCCGCAACGTCAACAGCGGCATCGGCGGCGCGGTCGTGATCGAGACCCTGGACGTGGACGACATCGTCCCCGAAGGCGAACGCTTCGGCGGCGAGTTCAAGGTCGAGGGCAGCAGCAACGCGGTCGAGCCGCGACCGCCGGCGCGGCTGTATACCGGCCAGGACTACCGCGACGTGCCCGAGCTGGCGACGACCACGCCGGCCAACGATCCGACGCTGCGCGTGCAGCCGCACACCGGCGGTGGCGGCAACAACGTCTTCGACGGCGAGGACTACGCCTACCGCCTGGCGCTGGGCTGGAAGTCCGACGCGGTGGACCTGCTTGCCGCCTACGCCTACCGCGACCGCGGCAACTACTACGCCGGCGAGCGCAACGCCGGCTACTACTCGCAGCCGCCGGAAGACGCCAGCATCGGCGACTACATCACCACAATGGCCAGCCGGCTGCGACCCGGCGAGGAAGTGACCAACACCTCCAGCAAGATGGAGTCCTGGCTGTTCAAGGCGACCTGGCGCCCCAGCGACGACCAGGAGCTGCAACTGGGCTATCGCGACAGCCTGTCGCACTCCGGGGAGATCATGCCTTCGCGCATCAACCGGACCGAAGAAGGCCTGCCGCAGTGGCCGCTCAGCCGCGTCGATGCCAAGTCCTGGAACCTGGAATACAAGTGGCATCCGGAAGACAGCCGCTGGATCGACCTGTACGTCAACGCCTGGCGCTCGGAAACCGACAGCGCCACCTACACCGCCGGCAGCTACCCCAACTACTGGGACCGCACCCATCCTGTCATCACCAACGGCGGCCTTGCCGATACCGACAACGCCCGCAACGGCCTCACCCTCAGCAACACCTTCCGCCTGGCCGACACGCTGGACCTGACCGTCGGCGGCGACTTCCAGCACGAGAAACTGCGCTCACGCGACGAGTACCTGGGCCCTACCGCCAGCTGGCGCATGTTCCCGCGCGCCGGCCGCCGCGAGGAATGGAACGCCAACTTCAACTTCGAGTGGCGGCCGGTCGACTTCTTGACAGTCACGGCCGGTGCACGCTACTCCTCGTTCTGGGCCTACGACGATTTCGTCGCCGCGCATCCGGACGAGATTCGCAGCTCCATTTCCGGCTACAGCGCCCGCTACTACACCAAATCGCCGGAGGAGCTGGGCGAGTTTGAAGCGTCGCAGCGTGCCACGTGGGAAATTTTCCAGGACCTCTTTGGATTTACCGATGAGCAGGTTGATGCCTTAGTTAACGACGCATTGGCCAACTGGAATGGCATCGAGCGCTCTGTCCCGTGGACGCCAGACGCCAATGGCAACTACCACCGCAAAGACAACGCCTGCCTCAACGGCAGTGTGGCCGACAACCCCTACGTCAATAGCACGGTCATGTCCGAGGGGCCATGCAGGATGAGTTATGCCACCAACCTGGTCTGGTCCGGATACGCCACCGCCAGGAAGCATCGCGACCACGGCTGGACGCCGTCGTTCTCCGCGACGGCGCACTTCTCCGACTACAGCCGCGGCTACTTCAGTTACAACGAGCTGCTGCGTTACCCCAGCATGTTCGAGAGCACGCTGGCCTTCAGCGCCAGCATCAACCCATTTACTGAACTCAAGCCCGAGCACGTCTACAACTACGAACTTGCGTACATCCACGACCTCGGCCACCTGCTGGCGAGCGACGCCATCGCCGACATCAAGCTGACCTGGTACTCGCGCAAGACCGACGACCTGATCGAACGCGACAACAGCTTCTATTTCCACAACATCGACAAGCAAACCGTACGCGGACTGGAGTTCCAGGGCCGCTACGACAACGGCCGCTTTTTCACCGACTTGGGCGTGGCCCATATCCTGAAGAATGAGGTCTGCGACGAGAACACCGCGCTGCTGCTGGACCCGACCTTCGGGCGGGTGCCCACCTGCGTGGACCAGGGTTTCATTGGCAGTTACCTGCTGACCCAGGCCATCCCGGAGCTGTCGGCCAACTGGTCGCTGGGCGGGCGTTTCCTCGATCGTCGCCTGGAGATCGGTGGCCGCGTCACCTATTACGAGAGGCGCAAGACCAACCAGGATCTGGAGAACTTCGCTGCCGTCACCGACCAGAACCTGGGCGTGTTCAACGTGCCGTTCTCGTGGGACGACACCCTGCTGCTGGATGCCTACGCCAGCTACCGCGTCAACGATGCGCTGCAGGTTGAACTGATCGGTACCAACCTGACCAACCAGTACTACGCCGATCCCGCCACGCGCTCGTTGCTGCCGGCTCCTGGCCGCACGCTGAAGTTGAGCCTGACTGCCCGATTCTGA
- a CDS encoding surface lipoprotein assembly modifier has product MRIRFSTARPHSPGASAIVLTLLACLASSTLHAQDQDDMHRILDQRLQRQTLERERELLKNEQDGARPTLTVDGQTYTIYHNANDVGRALYLSLQQRQWDLAARFLDEYLTLSDRDPKLVHYAQGALARIHGRYREAEREFRALLALHPDFLPGRLELARVLFEDQQDREATALFEDIAASIDAADPSTEGVRRTLDTFRHALENRSAWHGSFALGPAWSDNVNRTSASRMCLLNLEDVCFIERRTPDAIVSTGIDYDASLDKHWALHDHHGLYLRSLLFGQSYRDNSAYNELNFNAQAGYAYRSGRHTVALAPSFDYYALGNAALYSAWGVHGEWSYVASAKSLLKLEGDWKDLRYRRADFASNYDGVLRSLYATWFRSLGARWTVFGGVDILDSDAPVAVNAYLQKGVRLGASLQWPEGFTSTLFSSRRWRDYDAYSALLDARRDDREDNITLIVKATRWSFAGFTPLLTLRRNDVSSNVDWLYSYDKNVVSLKLERTF; this is encoded by the coding sequence ATGCGAATTCGCTTCTCCACGGCACGCCCGCACTCGCCTGGCGCAAGCGCGATTGTCCTGACCTTGCTGGCCTGCCTGGCGAGCTCGACGCTGCACGCCCAGGACCAGGACGACATGCATCGCATCCTCGACCAGCGCCTGCAGCGGCAAACATTGGAGCGCGAGCGCGAACTGCTCAAGAACGAACAGGACGGCGCGCGCCCCACCCTGACCGTCGATGGTCAGACCTACACCATCTACCACAATGCCAACGACGTTGGTCGCGCACTGTATCTGTCGCTGCAGCAACGGCAGTGGGATCTGGCGGCACGCTTTCTCGACGAGTATCTGACCCTGTCCGATCGCGACCCGAAGCTGGTCCACTACGCCCAAGGCGCGCTGGCCCGGATCCATGGACGCTACCGCGAGGCGGAACGCGAATTCCGTGCGCTGCTGGCACTGCATCCGGACTTCCTGCCCGGCCGCCTGGAACTGGCGCGCGTGTTGTTCGAGGACCAACAGGACCGCGAAGCGACCGCGCTGTTCGAGGACATCGCCGCGAGCATCGACGCAGCTGATCCGTCCACCGAAGGTGTACGCAGGACCCTGGACACATTCCGCCATGCCTTGGAGAACCGCAGCGCCTGGCACGGCTCCTTCGCACTCGGCCCAGCCTGGAGCGACAACGTCAACCGCACGTCGGCCAGCCGAATGTGCCTGCTCAATCTCGAGGACGTCTGTTTCATCGAACGACGCACACCCGATGCCATTGTCTCGACCGGCATCGACTATGACGCCAGCTTGGACAAGCACTGGGCGCTGCATGACCACCACGGCCTTTACTTGCGCTCGCTGCTGTTCGGTCAGAGCTACCGCGACAACAGCGCCTACAACGAACTCAACTTCAACGCCCAGGCCGGCTACGCCTACCGCAGCGGCCGCCACACTGTCGCGCTGGCGCCGTCGTTCGACTACTACGCGCTTGGCAACGCGGCGCTATACAGCGCCTGGGGCGTGCACGGCGAATGGAGCTATGTCGCCTCGGCCAAGTCGTTGTTGAAGCTCGAAGGCGACTGGAAGGACCTGCGCTACCGCCGCGCCGATTTCGCCAGCAACTACGACGGTGTACTGCGCTCGCTCTATGCCACCTGGTTCCGCAGCCTGGGCGCGCGCTGGACCGTCTTCGGTGGTGTGGACATCCTCGACAGCGACGCCCCGGTGGCGGTGAATGCTTACCTGCAAAAGGGCGTGCGCCTGGGCGCGTCGCTGCAGTGGCCCGAGGGATTCACCAGCACGCTGTTCTCCTCGCGCCGCTGGCGCGACTACGACGCGTACAGCGCGCTGCTCGATGCTCGCCGCGACGATCGCGAGGACAACATCACTCTGATCGTCAAGGCAACGCGCTGGTCTTTCGCCGGATTTACGCCGCTGCTGACCCTGCGCCGCAACGACGTCAGCAGCAACGTCGACTGGCTCTACAGCTACGACAAGAACGTCGTCAGCTTGAAGCTCGAACGCACGTTCTGA
- a CDS encoding YbaN family protein — MKPLDSAPVQMPTGGLGRVLLRILAVVSLGVAFVGVVTPGLPTIEFVLLAAWAAARSSPRLHAWILRHRVFGPLLAHWQAGRLPRRAKWAATGTMALAGIFAALTIPHRPSVVIIVGCMACVLLWLWCRPEP, encoded by the coding sequence ATGAAACCGTTGGACTCCGCTCCGGTGCAGATGCCGACCGGTGGCCTGGGCCGCGTCCTGTTGCGGATTCTGGCCGTGGTCAGCCTGGGCGTGGCCTTCGTCGGCGTGGTGACGCCCGGGCTGCCCACGATCGAGTTCGTGCTGCTGGCGGCCTGGGCGGCGGCGCGCAGCTCACCGCGGCTGCATGCCTGGATTCTGCGCCACCGGGTGTTCGGTCCGCTGCTGGCGCACTGGCAGGCAGGCCGGTTGCCGCGGCGGGCCAAGTGGGCGGCGACCGGGACCATGGCCCTGGCCGGGATATTCGCGGCGCTGACCATCCCGCACCGGCCGAGCGTGGTGATCATCGTCGGCTGCATGGCTTGCGTGCTGTTGTGGCTGTGGTGCAGGCCGGAACCGTGA
- a CDS encoding energy transducer TonB, whose product MIVLEQDRQTLRWGASLGLVLAAHAAIIAAALWWSSYELRQSPPEPAEAVMVELAPLPSAPPAPPTDLAPGPPQQEQRQTQPKVQPEPTSEPEPQQKPQERADVALPQPVRERQNEENANTNVSQTSAPPNLQAPPDARYAARQSLSGISQQAMVTWQAQLLGHLEKFKRYPRAAQRRRYEGAVLVQYAVDRQGKVLSVRLATSSGHELLDAEAVAAVQRASPLPPPPTDIPGNPVEVSTPIDFFLR is encoded by the coding sequence ATGATCGTGCTGGAGCAGGATCGGCAGACGCTGCGCTGGGGCGCCAGTCTCGGCCTGGTGTTGGCTGCGCATGCGGCGATCATTGCCGCGGCCCTTTGGTGGAGCTCGTATGAGCTGCGGCAATCGCCGCCGGAACCGGCCGAAGCGGTGATGGTGGAACTGGCGCCCCTGCCAAGCGCGCCGCCAGCGCCGCCGACCGATCTGGCGCCCGGCCCCCCACAGCAAGAACAACGTCAAACCCAACCCAAGGTCCAACCGGAACCGACATCCGAGCCGGAGCCGCAGCAGAAACCACAGGAACGGGCCGACGTCGCCTTGCCTCAGCCGGTACGAGAACGCCAGAACGAGGAAAATGCCAACACCAACGTGTCCCAGACCAGCGCACCGCCCAACCTGCAAGCGCCACCAGACGCACGCTATGCCGCCCGCCAGTCCCTCTCCGGCATCTCCCAGCAGGCGATGGTCACCTGGCAGGCACAGCTGCTTGGCCACCTGGAGAAATTCAAGCGCTACCCGCGCGCCGCGCAGCGCCGTCGCTACGAGGGCGCGGTGCTCGTGCAGTACGCCGTGGACCGGCAAGGCAAGGTGCTCTCGGTCCGCTTGGCCACCAGCAGTGGCCACGAACTGCTGGATGCCGAGGCTGTGGCTGCCGTACAGCGTGCGAGTCCGTTACCCCCGCCCCCGACAGACATCCCCGGCAACCCGGTGGAGGTGAGTACGCCGATTGATTTCTTCTTGCGGTAG
- a CDS encoding Slam-dependent surface lipoprotein produces MNIRNRMTTLAAAIAVFSIAGAAQAAIVGTQTATSGTPSIAVGESQVLGGPHTPGKAGIGISNFAGGLRVDFDGLTASSTSTSLGNNFTLYNLHDPTTPGTPGDPNDPPHNGLGDFNFVRVGTGDVWIGEWSTDGSPGYSNRQAYYVGDNAGTTLPTSTATYVAKGTNRGTILTGTLTATFGGTNTLTGSVAGGGLSIAVNASINSTNASFSGTAAGVGSAGAASGTTTGNFFGASAAALAGVANFGTGHAYNTAFGGTK; encoded by the coding sequence ATGAACATCCGCAATCGCATGACCACGCTGGCGGCTGCCATCGCCGTCTTCTCCATCGCCGGTGCAGCCCAGGCCGCCATCGTCGGTACACAGACCGCCACCAGCGGCACGCCGTCGATCGCCGTCGGTGAGTCGCAGGTCCTTGGCGGCCCGCATACGCCAGGCAAAGCAGGCATCGGCATCTCCAACTTCGCCGGCGGCCTGAGGGTGGACTTCGACGGCCTGACCGCCTCCAGCACCTCGACCTCACTGGGCAACAACTTCACCCTGTACAACCTGCACGATCCGACCACGCCCGGCACCCCCGGCGATCCGAACGATCCGCCGCACAACGGCCTGGGCGACTTCAACTTCGTCCGCGTCGGCACCGGCGACGTCTGGATCGGCGAGTGGTCCACCGACGGCAGCCCGGGCTACAGCAACCGCCAGGCGTACTACGTCGGCGACAACGCCGGCACCACGTTGCCGACCAGCACGGCCACCTACGTCGCCAAGGGCACCAATCGCGGCACCATCCTGACCGGGACGCTGACCGCCACCTTCGGCGGCACCAACACCCTGACCGGCAGCGTGGCCGGCGGCGGGTTGTCTATCGCCGTCAACGCCAGCATCAACAGCACCAATGCCAGCTTCTCGGGGACGGCAGCGGGCGTGGGCAGTGCGGGCGCCGCCAGCGGCACGACCACCGGCAACTTCTTCGGTGCCAGTGCCGCTGCGCTGGCAGGTGTCGCCAACTTCGGCACCGGTCACGCCTACAACACCGCCTTTGGCGGCACCAAGTAA
- a CDS encoding DUF1173 family protein — MSTVGDRQRFLILGHVYAIDDQGFQEALARVYDSGPRPRCLCRGDGVEMYVARHGRFVVKRMPDTGSLHHPGCPSYEPEAAQSGLGELVGDAVLELQPGQVELRVDFPWAHTLSTESARNRGERSDPGEIEAPRRRMSLRAVTHYLFERAGFNRWTPAMAGKRRQAVIQKYLLEAAADISIKGERLAQRMYVPEAFNEATHAEAARRRREKLALLQPTNNRMPLALLIGEFKSAEASGPSVRVWIKHMPDVPLWADRQVWARIERTFAAVFEACGADVEPKPRMILSTLIRARREHTYEIDTASLMLTSEHWIPVEGVHELSLIRSLVEQGRRFVKLLRYDAGNAGRFPNALLLDAGAKPVALHVTSAFLPAAEQAAKTRTLAADSNASDLPWVWASDQPMPPFPAAMEHA; from the coding sequence ATGTCCACCGTTGGCGACCGCCAGCGCTTCCTGATTCTCGGCCACGTCTATGCCATTGACGACCAGGGCTTCCAGGAAGCCTTGGCGCGCGTGTACGACAGTGGACCGAGGCCACGCTGCCTATGTCGCGGGGACGGCGTGGAAATGTACGTAGCGCGTCATGGTCGCTTCGTAGTCAAGCGCATGCCGGACACGGGTAGCCTGCACCATCCGGGTTGTCCCTCCTACGAGCCGGAAGCGGCACAGTCGGGGTTGGGCGAACTGGTGGGCGATGCGGTACTGGAACTGCAACCGGGTCAGGTCGAATTGCGGGTCGATTTCCCGTGGGCGCATACGCTGAGTACAGAATCCGCCCGCAATCGCGGCGAGCGGAGCGATCCGGGGGAAATTGAAGCGCCGCGGCGACGCATGAGCCTGCGGGCGGTGACCCACTATCTGTTCGAACGCGCCGGGTTCAATCGCTGGACGCCGGCGATGGCCGGGAAGCGCCGCCAGGCCGTCATCCAGAAATACCTGCTGGAAGCGGCGGCAGACATCTCGATCAAGGGCGAGCGCCTGGCGCAGCGGATGTACGTCCCCGAGGCGTTCAACGAGGCCACGCACGCCGAAGCGGCGCGACGGCGGCGCGAGAAGCTTGCGCTGCTGCAGCCGACGAACAACCGCATGCCGCTGGCGTTGTTGATCGGGGAGTTCAAGTCCGCCGAGGCTTCCGGCCCCAGCGTGCGAGTCTGGATCAAGCACATGCCGGACGTACCGTTATGGGCCGATCGCCAAGTCTGGGCGCGGATCGAGCGCACGTTCGCGGCTGTGTTCGAGGCCTGCGGTGCGGACGTGGAACCCAAGCCGCGGATGATCCTCAGTACGTTGATCCGAGCGCGCCGCGAGCATACCTACGAAATCGACACGGCCAGCCTGATGCTGACCAGCGAGCACTGGATCCCGGTCGAAGGCGTGCATGAGCTGTCGTTGATCCGGTCGCTGGTCGAGCAGGGACGGCGATTCGTCAAACTGCTACGCTACGATGCCGGCAATGCCGGGCGCTTTCCGAATGCATTGTTGCTTGATGCCGGCGCCAAGCCGGTGGCGCTGCACGTGACCAGTGCCTTCCTTCCGGCGGCCGAGCAGGCAGCGAAAACACGGACACTGGCGGCCGATTCGAATGCCAGCGACTTGCCGTGGGTATGGGCTTCGGATCAGCCGATGCCGCCGTTTCCGGCAGCAATGGAACATGCCTGA
- the exbD gene encoding TonB system transport protein ExbD, whose translation MAIRTSRDDDDLDENHEINVTPFIDVMLVLLIIFMVAAPLATVDVPVDLPASTAQPQQKDNDPIYLTVQEDLSLSLNQDKVVGAELAAKLDALTDGNRDERIFLRADKGVPYGELMSTMNALRTAGYLKVALVGLEQAGE comes from the coding sequence ATGGCTATCCGGACAAGCCGCGACGACGACGATCTCGACGAGAACCATGAGATCAACGTCACCCCCTTCATCGACGTGATGCTGGTGCTGCTGATCATCTTCATGGTCGCCGCGCCACTGGCCACGGTGGACGTGCCGGTCGACCTGCCTGCCAGCACCGCGCAACCGCAGCAGAAGGACAATGATCCAATCTACCTGACCGTGCAGGAAGACCTGTCGCTCAGCCTCAATCAGGACAAGGTGGTCGGGGCAGAGCTTGCCGCGAAGTTGGACGCGCTCACGGACGGCAACCGCGACGAGCGTATCTTTCTGCGCGCCGACAAGGGCGTGCCCTATGGCGAGTTGATGTCGACGATGAACGCACTGCGCACGGCCGGCTACCTCAAGGTGGCGCTCGTCGGGCTGGAGCAGGCTGGCGAATGA
- a CDS encoding DUF423 domain-containing protein, producing MSRHEKGAGALRLWSILAGLSGASAVAIAAWASHGLAQSVSPEPLPRALEQARSEGLQQLVHTLALLGVALAGQIRSSPWLHLAGVLFLAAIVGFSFGIYALHLWWPALAQGSARYVVPAGGVSFILGWLALASAGLFPASGRP from the coding sequence ATGAGCCGGCACGAGAAAGGCGCGGGCGCGCTGCGGTTGTGGAGCATCCTGGCTGGGTTGTCCGGGGCCTCGGCAGTGGCGATTGCGGCCTGGGCCAGCCACGGGCTGGCGCAGTCGGTTTCCCCGGAACCGCTGCCACGGGCGCTGGAGCAGGCCCGCTCGGAGGGATTGCAGCAGCTGGTGCACACCCTGGCCCTGCTGGGCGTGGCGCTGGCAGGCCAGATCCGGTCCAGTCCCTGGCTGCACCTGGCCGGCGTGCTGTTCCTGGCCGCCATCGTGGGCTTCTCGTTCGGCATCTACGCGCTGCATCTGTGGTGGCCGGCGCTGGCGCAGGGGAGCGCGCGCTATGTGGTGCCAGCAGGCGGGGTGAGCTTCATCCTGGGCTGGCTGGCGCTGGCGTCCGCCGGGCTGTTTCCAGCTTCCGGGCGCCCATGA